A genomic region of Fusarium falciforme chromosome 4, complete sequence contains the following coding sequences:
- a CDS encoding F-box domain-containing protein: MTKRIIPVNDWAPAHEAMMEPPAESSAMGAAAASESQASAPGVFRPETGSGATTYGHRHRSMSLSLPWRRPKSFVWGHDSSHHLSRHFNDLAIDDTEEEVHGSGNGASHGHGHEHHHHFHTPGAIKGIIRRASVSFNRMVHRRPSGVAEDAPEHHSARPITSHGHSTWSRLRQATIRHSRSIYGLDLNHEHGFHHQQENPSNLPIPGFRGEPPIIPDNSGAAAKASAAMQNEYYARQSLYNMWLNPTTNDESNDRESGIGITVTLPGTEEADAESVISKIDFVTKLPTELAIHILACLDAAALTKASEVCRSWKNIISNQHIWRESCLRETTTTYATSTPVTPGTGLGVPAIAPTNDWREIYRVKQQLTHRWKGGKASPVYLNGHKDSIYCLQFDEHKIITGSRDKTIRVWDMHTLQCRLAIGPPEVIHEPDMLLDEEGNPTHFATGSDNERTAPSMPTLASFPTHHKASILCLQYDDEILVTGSSDSTCIVYNVKAGYRPIRQLRRHTAAVLDLAFDDKHIVTCSKDFSICVWERETGNLLKQLRGHSGPVNAVQMRANTIVSCSGDFRVKLWNIETGKNIREFTGHTKGLACSQFSEDGRYIASAGNDKVIRIWDANTGECLREMRAHENLVRSLHIDSVSGRLISGSYDTDIKVWDMETGHQLLDFPGWHASWVLSAKSDYRRIVSTGQDPKILIMDFGADVDGIEMLECGQPVETDGGFI, encoded by the exons ATGACCAAGCGCATCATTCCCGTCAACGACTGGGCTCCTGCTCAtgaggccatgatggaaCCCCCCGCCGAATCGTCTGCCATGGGCgcagctgctgcttctgaATCTCAAGCATCGGCCCCCGGCGTCTTCCGTCCAGAGACCGGCTCTGGGGCGACCACGTACGGCCACAGACACCGTAGCATGAGTCTGTCGCTTCCTTGGCGACGCCCCAAGTCGTTTGTTTGGGGACATGATAGCTCGCATCATCTATCGCGTCACTTTAACGATCTTGCCATCGACGATACGGAAGAGGAGGTGCACGGGTCAGGCAACGGCGCCTCCCATGGCCACGGTCATgaacaccaccatcacttCCATACTCCTGGTGCGATCAAGGGGATCATCCGTCGAGCGTCTGTCTCGTTCAACCGTATGGTTCATCGTCGACCCTCTGGCGTGGCTGAAGATGCCCCTGAACACCACTCTGCAAGACCCATCACATCTCATGGACACTCGACCTGGAGCAGACTTCGACAGGCCACTATCAGACACTCACGATCCATCTATGGACTGGATCTAAACCATGAACACGGATTCCACCATCAACAGGAGAATCCCTCTAACCTTCCTATTCCTGGTTTCCGTGGAGAGCCACCAATCATCCCTGATAACTCGGGAGCTGCTGCAAAGGCTTCAGCTGCCATGCAGAATGAGTACTATGCTCGCCAGAGCCTCTACAACATGTGGCTCAACCCTACGACCAACGATGAGAGCAACGACCGAGAGAGTGGCATTGGAATCACTGTGACTCTGCCTGGCACCGAGGAAGCTGATGCCGAGTCTGTCATTAGCAAGATCGACTTTGTCACCAAGCTTCCTACTGAGCTTGCCATCCATATTCTCGCCTGCCTGGACGCTGCAGCTCTCACCAAGGCCAGCGAGGTCTGCCGCAGCTGGAAGAACATCATCAGCAACCAGCACATCTGGCGTGAGTCTTGTCTCCGTGAGACGACGACCACGTATGCCACCAGCACTCCCGTCACACCCGGAACTGGCCTCGGTGTCCCGGCAATTGCACCCACTAATGATTGGCGAGAGATTTATCGTGTCAAGCAGCAATTGACTCACAGATGGAAGGGCGGCAAGGCCAGCCCCGTTTATCTGAATGGTCACAAAGATAGCATCTATTGCCTTCAGTTCGATGA GCACAAAATCATTACCGGTTCGCGAGACAAGACGATCCGTGTCTGGGACATGCACACTCTGCAGTGCCGTCTCGCTATTGGGCCTCCCGAGGTCATCCATGAGCCTGATATGCTCCTGGATGAGGAAGGCAATCCTACTCACTTTGCGACCGGCTCAGACAACGAGAGAACGGCACCCTCGATGCCCACTCTTGCCTCATTCCCTACTCACCACAAGGCATCCATTCTGTGCCTGCAGTACGATGATGAGATCCTGGTGACTGGATCCTCCGATTCGACCTGCATCGTCTACAACGTCAAGGCGGGATATCGACCTATCCGCCAGCTTCGCCGTCACACCGCTGCCGTTCTGGACCTGGCCTTTGACGACAAGCACATTGTCACCTGCAGCAAGGACTTTAGCATCTGTGTGTGGGAGCGCGAGACTGGCAACCTTCTGAAACAGCTCCGTGGACACAGTGGGCCTGTCAATGCAGTGCAGATGCGGGCAAACACCATCGTGTCTTGCTCGGGTGACTTCCGCGTCAAGCTGTGGAACATTGAGACGGGCAAGAACATTCGCGAATTCACGGGTCACACCAAGGGTCTTGCCTGCTCGCAATTCTCCGAGGACGGTCGGTACATCGCCTCCGCGGGTAACGACAAGGTGATTCGCATCTGGGACGCCAACACGGGCGAGTGCCTGCGGGAGATGCGCGCTCACGAGAACCTCGTTCGCAGTCTGCACATTGACAGCGTGAGCGGACGGCTCATTAGCGGAAGCTACGATACGGACATCAAGGTCTGGGACATGGAGACGGGCCATCAGTTGCTGGACTTTCCTGGATGGCACGCTAGTTGGGTGCTCAGTGCCAAGAGCGACTACCGCCGTATCGTGAGCACCGGACAGGATCCCAAGATCTTGATCATGGACTTTGGCGCCGACGTTGACGGCATCGAGATGCTGGAGTGCGGTCAGCCAGTGGAGACTGATGGAGGCTTCATCTGA